The DNA window GCGGCTCGGCCGGCACGTCGTTTTCGATCGCGAACCGGTCCAAAATCTCTTCGGCATCGTCGAGCAGCCCGATATAACTCATAAAAAGGACGCGAATCGCGATGATGTAATAGCGTTCGATCGGCGTCGTTTCGGGCGAGAGCGTACGCCAGAGCGCTTCGGCTTCATCGAAGAGCTCTTCGGTATCGACGCAGAAGACGCGATACATCGCCGTTACGGCCCAGAGGCGCGGATACTGCTGAACGAGCGTGCGATCGAGCGACGAGAGCGCGCGCGCGTATTGCATCGACGGCGTATGATCCGCCATCACTTCATGCTGTCCGAGGGCGTTTGCCGCCGCCGAACGATCGCCGCGTGCCAGTTGCAGCTCCGCCGCGCGTTGGAAATCGCCGACGGTGACGTAGGCATCGGCGACGCCGGCGAGCAGCTCGACGCGGCGCTCCTCGCGGTGTTCGAGCAAGAGCGAGCTGAGCAGCGGATGGACGGAGTAGACGCCCTCGGGCGAACGCTCCAAGAACGGCGACTCTTTGGCAAAATCCACCAGCGCCCGCATCGACTGTTCGCTCGCCAGCACCAGACGCAGATCGCTCGAGGTCGCATTTGGAATCGCAGCGCAGGCGAAGAGCGCCTCGATCAGATGTGGATCGAGCGACGTGAGGATCTGATCGGCGAGATAATCGTGCAGTTCTTCAAACGCGATATCGTCGAGCTTGTCGAGGAGTTTTTCGATGCGGCCTTCGTTCGCGAAGCGCTTTAAGAGAAAGACCGCGATCGGCCAGCCCTTGGAGACTTCGCGAATGCGATCGATCGTAATCGGATTGCCGGAGATCTCGTCGAAGATGCGCGACATTTCGTGGTCGTCGAAGGCGAGATCGGCCGCGCGCAGCGTCATGATTTCGTGCGGCGGCGCGAATCGCGTGAGGTGGACGCGCATCGACTCGCGCGTGCAGAGGACGACGGTTCGCCCGGCGGGTCTGTGACCGAGCAGCCGGGCAAGGAACTCCCGGGCGCTTGCGTTGTTGGCGATCGCTTCGGCGTTCTCGAACACGAAGGTCGCTTCGCCGGTCGGCAGCTTCCACGCCTCAAGGGCCAGATTAACGCGCTCGGCGACGCTGGAACCAACGTCGCCGAGCATCAGCTCGCGTTGCGTCAGCGACTGGGTACGTTCGGGATTCTCCAAGGCAAGCGCCGGCAACAGGCGGCGCGCCAGGTCCAGATCGTCGGTGATGCCGGCGGTATCGCAAACCGCGGACCCTTCGCGCCCCTCGGTTAATTGGCGCGCGAGGGTGGATTTGCCGAACCCGGCCGGAGCGATGAGCGCAACGATCTTAGGCCGGACTCTATCCAGCCGCTCCAAGAGTGAAGTCCGCCGGATCTCTACGTGACCGGCGCTCGCGGGCTCTTGCATCTGTAGCCGCTAGTGTAACACGAAGGGTACCGGTAGCTCCTCCCGGCGGTGTAAGCACTTTGTAAGGGATGTCGTCTAGGCCGTAAGACCCATGAAAACGAGGCCGGGTACAGTCTATTCAGAGACCCGGGGACACGCATCGTTTGTGACCGGGTCGAGTTTCTACATCCCAGGTACTAAAGAGTCGGGAGTCTGAAGTATGACCGTTCTACCGCAAATCTCTAACGGAGCTCGGGTCTTCGTTATTGGCAAAGATCCCCTCGTTTCGCAAGCGCTCTCGAAGCTGCTGGCGCTCGATCCCGATCTCAACGTGCTGGGCGAATCGCCGACTATCGGCACTGCCCCAATCGCGCAGCTGCGCCCCGACGTGGTGGTCCTCGATACCGCCGGGCGCCCATCGGATGCCGCAGGCACCCGCGCCTTCCTTCAGCGGGTCGCCCCGAACGCGAAGGTCGCCCTGCTCGACGAATTGCGTTCCATGAGCGTGGGCGCGATGCTCGATACGGTCAAGGGTATGGGTCCGCAAGGCGGCAGCAGCGAGCATCCCCGGCATCTGGCCGCGATCCCGCTGAGCGGACCGCTCTCGGGTAGCCACGATACCTCAACGCTGTCGGATCGCGAACTCGAAGTCGTGCGCTTGGTTGCCGAGGGTCTCTCCAACAAAGAGATCAGCACGCGCCTCTCGCTGAGCGACAAAACCGTGAAGAACCACATCTCGCACATCTTGGCGAAGATGAACCTGACCGCACGCACGCAAGTCGCGGTCTACGCGATCCGCGCGGGCCTCGTCTAACGGCAATCACTCGTACCTCCTAGTGCAGCAACGACAGCGCCCGGATTCAAATCCCGGGCGCTGTTGTTTGCTTACCAAGCAATCGGTTGCGCGTAAAAAACGATAGGCCGATTCTTATCACAGGAAGGAGCGGACTCTCGGAGGCGACCCCGAAGGTCCCGCACATGCGCGAAGCTCGTCCAAATTGGCCGAACGGTATCGGTCTTCTCATTATTCACCTCGGCGCCCTGTTGGCGCTCTTGCCGATGTTCTTCTCTTGGTGGGCCGTGCTCGCCGCCGCGATCATCGCCTACATCACCGGCGCGTTCGGTGTAACGCTGAACTATCACCGGTGTTTGACGCATCGCAGCCTGCGCATGGTGCGCCCGCTCGAGTATCTGACCGCGATCTTCGGCGCGCTCGCGCTTCAAGGCGATCCGATCACGTGGGTTGCGACCCATCGCATCCATCACGCGCACTCCGATAACGAAGGCGATCCCCATTCGACCCAAAAGGGTTTGACGTGGGCGCACATCACCTGGATCTTCGGAAAGAACGACAGCGTTCCGACCACCGCCGAAGACTTCAAGCGCTACGCGCCGGATCTGGTTGCCGATCCGTTCTATCGCGCACTCGCCTACATTCATCTTCCGATGCAGATCGCGCTCGGGCTCGCGCTCTTCTTGATGGGCGGCTGGCCGTTCGTAATCTGGGGCGTCTTCGTGCGCCTGGTCTTCAGCTACCACACGACGTGGCTGG is part of the Candidatus Baltobacteraceae bacterium genome and encodes:
- a CDS encoding fatty acid desaturase, which encodes MREARPNWPNGIGLLIIHLGALLALLPMFFSWWAVLAAAIIAYITGAFGVTLNYHRCLTHRSLRMVRPLEYLTAIFGALALQGDPITWVATHRIHHAHSDNEGDPHSTQKGLTWAHITWIFGKNDSVPTTAEDFKRYAPDLVADPFYRALAYIHLPMQIALGLALFLMGGWPFVIWGVFVRLVFSYHTTWLVNSAAHSVGYRSYKTTDRSTNSWWVALLSFGEGWHNNHHAFPYSARHGLAWYELDTTWWFIKAMRAMRLADKVRV
- a CDS encoding response regulator transcription factor; translation: MTVLPQISNGARVFVIGKDPLVSQALSKLLALDPDLNVLGESPTIGTAPIAQLRPDVVVLDTAGRPSDAAGTRAFLQRVAPNAKVALLDELRSMSVGAMLDTVKGMGPQGGSSEHPRHLAAIPLSGPLSGSHDTSTLSDRELEVVRLVAEGLSNKEISTRLSLSDKTVKNHISHILAKMNLTARTQVAVYAIRAGLV